A stretch of the Phycodurus eques isolate BA_2022a chromosome 15, UOR_Pequ_1.1, whole genome shotgun sequence genome encodes the following:
- the LOC133413446 gene encoding zinc finger protein 90-like isoform X4, with product MCARGAAGSEGEVWAAKERQSQLGDAVCKVRPPVLLHRADVSEGLRPEWPRIKKEEDDEERHHIKEEEEEEELPHIKEEELQCLYNKRTEEPPHIKEEKWEHFHIEEQQQQQQTARIKKEEEPPYVKEEEERVTGLPSTGVPLKREDEGPSENSGGAEPASSGSSSSRRTTTEGEGDRRGPSQADGLLAPLSDGDHATSHSPYTEDDDDDEAEGHETGRTDKKRWECSHCGKTFASKCSLKVHMTTHTGEKPFACSVCGKRFSHRASLRSHTRTHTGEKPFACTVCDQRFSQKTNLRQHTRTHTGEKPFACSVCGKRFSHNASLRSHTRTHTETIDL from the exons ATGTGCGCAAGAGGCGCAGCAGGCTCCGAGGGCGAAGTTTGGGCCGCAAAAGAGCGACAAAGTCAACTTGGGGACGCTGTTTGCAAGGTGCGGCCTCCAGTGTTGCTGCACAGAGCAG acGTCAGTGAAGGTCTTCGTCCTGAGTGGCCTCGCATTAAAAAGGAAGAGGACGATGAAGAGCGCCACCatattaaagaggaagaggaggaggaagagctcccccacattaaagaggaggagCTGCAGTGCCTTTACAATAAACGGACAGAAGAGCctcctcacattaaagaggagaAGTGGGAGCACTTTCACAttgaggagcagcagcagcagcagcagacggCCCGCATCAAAAAGGAGGAAGAGCCCCCGTAcgtgaaagaggaggaggagcgtgTCACAGGGTTGCCATCGACCGGTGTCCCCCTGAAGAGGGAAGATGAAGGTCCAAGTGAGAACAGCGGAGGGGCGGAGCCTGCGAGCAGCGGCAGCAGCTCGAGTCGACGCACGACAACAGAAGGTGAAGGAGACCGCCGCGGACcatcacaagcagacggcctcCTCGCTCCGCTGTCGGACGGTGACCACGCCACGTCACACTCTCCGTATactgaggatgatgatgatgatgaggctGAAGGTCATGAGACAGGTCGCACAGACAAGAAACGATGGGAATGTTCTCATTGTGGAAAAACCTTTGCTTCCAAGTGCAGTTTGAAAGTTCATATGAcgacacacactggagaaaaaccttttgcctgctcagtttgtggtaaaagattctctcatCGCGCAAGCTTaagaagtcacacaagaacccacacgggtgagaaaccttttgcctgcacagtttgcgatcaaagattctctcagaaaaCAAACCTAAGACagcacacaagaacccacactggagagaaaccgtttgcctgctcagtttgtggtaaaagattctctcatAACGCAAGCTTaagaagtcacacaagaacacacactg
- the LOC133414144 gene encoding trichohyalin-like, which yields MRDERLSSDVRVPPKSSPSASKFWCPRPVLALVVAEDRPLWLATSSSSSSSSSSAAAAAAMSDLENTTEESECSDQEIRLCARDIGIDPESEPELLWLAREARFARLPPGWAESRDESGKPIFHNHYLQTSTDEHPCQAQYRQLVCQERRRIRRTAAPGLDDDGGVDTRAGIFCSGFLSVIGSRCEETSSLTLPSFDDEDDGGISEKEDSGNGEPAEERSESETQDEARSGERSSASALEQLSEEFPMTDRSISCDSEPETAAAQGPRQSGRGRPAVPAGRHQRRHLQCAKAVAAKRDHEEEEEEEERPAVSRSSRCSNDFFCSGFLSVLGSGRDESSSFTPSGHDDEDNGVVADNEAPSEPSDRDARVCCGGPPERDGKEGQDEDDAGVKSEDVGSRPPRSGTADRDQRKEKLIRIPQVPSECPDSDSCVCAESPAESKAADGQDNCGNDKKMEEEEPVKNPGVSCCRTNAHAHSNSPVEIDDSCNVWQNDSVGQDWVRSIVSADEYLLGSIIARSPSLKLYSAKARQSSNLRGKSRAGHLSVGILESRKSLLPSRLIEPHTAGGSFDLLFPGEFLDSAPSDGHPVMDVKEGEADETEASERGSPLILLFLRPARKRNRAVHKQKLTKTDACGPKQKTRAERRRRPNAPDDRVGAVGRGRASGSEDGFAKAFCCRCQLLTDDKKTEPAVSRGQFGQKSSGEDVQDGKAIGHTDDVGASRAKTLDEEEELFVSPSELSGEFLDSVGSDSFVEMDFNGKEETEATESAECSRDESGKESTGEDAGGRLADDERERDAVPDSGARQYEEERSFGATSDDKSLSSDKSGESAKQPFVRCSACVRRDNEREDHEKTPKRFLILLLLSKPRDYVQICAEAVGRSGTKVDDEPGKSSTDSAAVVGDGDLAEEMSELEVQSDDRRPESPRQEVSERVLDSNDLVFETETSSKSRVEDVYSDFVAQEREHIQCHETDGRRKGEEEEELSKATGSKSKREDSCLRKNWPERKRRRPERPVREKEKTILLYREKLQREEEEEATKLMREKEKRIQLLEALRKKEEEELERLEREMDKLCMGVDRAKKGKEVSALFCQEELTGQEEGRAEQFHGGKALRMRRHQEHLSKEEVKEMEQLRVEKDIGLCPRKEEIRREEEKEATQLIVDKETRIRLRRQAPRRKEEEEEEEPEPSEGETKPRTHLHKEKLGPGFQGPERGKESGIQFCLQKLTRKKEEEEEQSKRTKETTTHPRHERLGKEDEEVEQSRKDRDIGLWRHKGELMKEEKEELARLKRAKETRICRRKVELRREEEDEAEQLKRAKEMRLHLRREELRKAEEEEEEWLKSEMDIRKCLLQEEFERFEKEAEQSMREKQRRMQACLEELMKDEEEEVAQLKKETERRIGRCLEELRRDKKEEAERLKREKERRMQRHLEELQREEEEEAEMLKRDKEDRFDICQEQHMREKEEAAEELKKHFDASKCLLEEEDQAEQMKRQRATRTPLRQQEELKRHEEEEEQTESERRTQLHLEELTSDEEENEQFMKGQDLRNALFQDELSSEAEEVAWLRRGKEMRIRLYQEGLRREEEEEIEFLKRQRMRRICLHQEALRREEEKEVEQLQRERQTRMRVCQEELRREEVNDLEKLRKEKAKRTTHPLLKGLQEEEREQLKRMRKNLHELLKVEMQLHLEELMREEDEAEQLKTGKTNAWLCRKGRSTEDAAEGQFIRQTETQTMLREDRPRSQDEGLGCLKTEMRTSLCQKEVKTEEDDAEKFKREETKLWLRHKTDTEAKGPFGREIESQTMLREDRPRSEDGGLGCSKRERIRMSLCLDEAKKLNREKSKSSSAIGIAEEEVDGQFMKEIETQTMLREDEPRSEDDEMKRLKGEKIRMLRDHKEPREEDEAEELKGKETKSWLCQKEWSTEEDAGGLFRREIETQTMLREDKLKSEDEEGECLKSEMRRSRRQDEPRRKEDEAEKLKRTETKLCLRQKGRSTEEEEERVLGREMETQTMLREDELSSEDNKLKREKARIALRQEEPREEDEAEKLKRKETKSGQRRKERSTEEEVDGQFMKEMETQTMLREDELRSVDEEVECLKKEMRRSRRQEEPRREEDEAEKLKRTETKLCLRQKGRSTEEEEERVLGREMETQTMLREDELSSEDNKLKREKARIALRQEEPREEDEAEKLKRKETKSGQRRKERSTEEEVDGQFMKEIETQTMLREDELRSVDEEVECLKKEMRRSRRQEEPRREEDESEKLKRKETKSGQRQKERSTEEEEKRVLGREMETQTMLREDELRSVDEEVECLKKEMEMLRRQEEPRREEDESEKLKRKETKSGQRQKERSTEEEEKRVLGREIETQTMLREDELRSVDEEVECLKKEMEMLRRQEEPRREEDESEKLKRKETKSGQRQKERSTEEVNGQFMKEIETQTMLREDELRCENEEVECLKKEMRMLRRQEEPRREEDEAEKLKRTKMKSGQRQKERSTEEEEKRVLGREMETQTMLREDELRSEDNKLKREKARIALRQEEPREEDEAEKLKRKETKSGPHQKERSTEEEVDGQFMKEMETQTMLREDELRVENEEVECLKKEMEMLRRQEEPRREEDEAEKLKRTETKLCQRQKERSTEEEEKRVLGREMETQTMLREDELRSVDEEVECLKKEMRRSRRQEEPRREEDEAEKLKRKETKSGQRQKERSTEEEEKRVLGREMETQTMLREDELSSEDNKLKREKARIALRQEEPREEDEAEKLKRKETKSGQRRKERSTEEEVDGQFMKEMETQTMLREDELRSVDEEVECLKKEMEMLRRQEEPRREEDEAEKLKRKETKSGQRRKERSTEEEVDGQFMKEMETQTMLREDELRCENEEVECLKRDKIRMSLCPDEPREEDEAEQLKRTEIKSRLRKDEEAEGHLMRKMERQTMLCEDKLRNDEEEARRLKCETMRMSLRQGGLRSGDEPLKRDKLKWSPQQELRRKQEEEGLKEEKEVRATLHREGSRRESDEMEERETILNLNKEVTCAEEEQEKKRLQNCPEVLSTEEEEEEDEEEDEEEDEEEEEEDEDEDEDEEEDEEEDEEDEVVEVESLKREKEKGAYLRQEELQKEVDEMKENPRELREDEEEDEELEFVKRRKQRGICLCTEELKREEEEEVEQLRREKEIRMRNYEEELRREEEKEADHLKREKERRIHLLQEELRVEEEEEAERLKRDKKKRMSLLHAEMKKEEETERLKWENERRPWLHQDEQSKHEEEEQFKGAEEKRRSRYLEEKETADPFERGKETRTHLHQRREERAELEQLREEKDKTIDHLQEELLREEEEMLHREKVKTTPHCRETLREGEEEEVERIRKREGEEPRAR from the exons ATGCGTGACGAGCGGCTGAGCTCTGACGTCAGAGTTCCCCCAAAGTCATCGCCTTCTGCTTCCAAATTCTGGTGTCCGCGTCCAGTGCTCGCACTTGTTGTTGCAGAAGATCGTCCTCTTTGGTTggcgacatcatcatcatcatcatcatcatcatcatcagcagcagcagcagcagcaatgaGTGACTTGGAGAACACCACCGAAGAATCCGAATGTTCCGATCAAG AGATCAGGCTGTGCGCACGGGACATCGGCATCGATCCGGAGAGCGAGCCGGAACTTTTGTGGCTCGCCAGGGAAGCTCGATTTGCTCGACTGCCGCCGGGATGGGCTGAGAG TCGAGATGAGAGCGGGAAGCCCATCTTTCACAACCACTATTTGCAGACGTCGACCGACGAGCACCCGTGCCAAGCGCAGTACCGGCAGCTGGTGTGCCAGGAACGCCGGCGGATCCGGCGCACGGCCGCTCCGGGACTGGACGACGACGGCGGCGTCGACACGCGCGCA GGAATTTTCTGCAGCGGGTTCTTGAGCGTAATCGGCAGCAGGTGCGAAGAAACGTCGTCTCTGACGCTGCCGAGCTTTGACGACGAAGACGACGGCGGCATCTCGGAAAAGGAG GACTCTGGAAACGGCGAGCCGGCAGAGGAGAGAAGCGAGTCGGAAACGCAGGATGAGGCCCGTTCCGGGGAGCGGAGTAGCGCATCGGCACTGGAACAG CTGTCTGAAGAATTTCCCATGACTGACCGTTCGATTTCGTGTGACAGTGAGCCGGAGACCGCCGCCGCCCAGGG CCCGCGGCAATCGGGCCGAGGCCGCCCCGCTGTGCCGGCGGGTCGCCACCAGCGTCGACACCTTCAGTGCGCTAAGGCGGTGGCGGCTAAGCGGGaccacgaagaagaagaagaagaagaagaaagacctGCAGTGAGTCGCTCTTCAAGATGCTCAAAC GATTTCTTTTGCAGTGGATTCTTGAGCGTCTTAGGCAGCGGACGAGATGAAAGTTCTTCTTTTACACCTTCCGGCCACGACGACGAAGACAATGGCGTCGTCGCCGACAATGAG GCGCCGTCAGAGCCTTCGGACCGGGACGCTCGTGTTTGCTGCGGCGGCCCGCCGGAGCGGGATGGCAAAGAAGGGCAAGATGAGGACGACGCGGGCGTCAAGAG CGAAGATGTCGGCAGTCGTCCGCCACGCTCGGGAACCGCCGACCGCGACCAGCGGAAAGAGAAACTCATCCGAATTCCACAA GTCCCGTCAGAGTGTCCGGACTCCGACAGTTGCGTTTGCGCCGAAAGTCCGGCGGAGAGCAAAGCTGCCGACGG CCAAGACAATTGTGGTAACGACAAGAagatggaggaagaggagccggTCAAGAATCCAGGAGTGAGTTGCTGCCGAACCAACGCGCACGCCCACTCAAACTCACCAGTGGAAATTGATGACTCATGTAATGTATGGCAAAATGACAGTGTAGGTCAAGATTGGGTGCGCAGTATCGTCAGTGCTGATGAGTATCTCCTCGGGTCTATAATTGCCCGAAGTCCTTCTTTGAAATTGTACTCGGCGAAGGCGCGGCAGTCTTCGAATTTGAGGGGGAAAAGCCGAGCGGGGCATCTGTCTGTCGGCATCCTCGAGTCCAGGAAGTCGCTGCTTCCTTCGCGTTTGATCGAGCCTCATACAGCCGGCGGTAGTTTCGATTTGCTA TTCCCGGGAGAGTTTTTGGATTCTGCTCCCTCTGACGGCCATCCGGTGATGGACGTGAAAGAAGGAGAGGCCGACGAGACGGAGGCTTCCGAGAG AGGTTCGCCGCTCATCTTACTTTTCCTTCGACCAGCACGGAAGCGGAATCGCGCCGTCCACAAGCAGAAGCTGACGAAGACGGACGCGTGCGGGCCAAAACAGAAGACGA GAGCCGAGAGACGGCGACGACCGAACGCGCCGGACGACCGAGTCGGCGCCGTCGGTCGAGGCCGGGCGTCGGGATCCGAAGACGGATTCGCCAAG GCTTTTTGCTGTCGCTGTCAGTTGCTCACGGACGACAAAAAGACCGAGCCTGCCGTGAG CCGAGGTCAATTCGGGCAGAAATCGTCTGGCGAAGATGTCCAAGACGGCAAAGCCATCGGGCACACCGATGACGTCGGCGCATCGCGAGCCAAAACGCTcgacgaggaagaggagcttTTCGTTTCGCCATCGGAA CTATCCGGGGAGTTTTTGGACTCGGTCGGCTCGGACAGTTTTGTGGAGATGGATTTCAACGGGAAGGAGGAAACTGAGGCAACcgagag CGCCGAGTGCAGCCGAGATGAGTCAGGGAAGGAGTCGACGGGCGAAGACGCGGGCGGCCGTCTGGCGGATGACGAGCGAGAACGCGATGCGGTTCCCGACTCCGGGGCCCGACAGTACGAGGAGGAGCGCAGCTTTGGCGCAACGAGCGACGACAAGAGTCTTTCCTCGGACAAAAGTGGTGAATCAGCAAAGCAACCG TTTGTGCGCTGCAGCGCTTGTGTCCGCCGTGACAACGAGCGCGAGGATCACGAGAAGACTCCCAAGAGGTTTTTAATTCTTTTGCTGCTCAGCAAACCGCGAGACTATGTTCAGATTTG CGCGGAGGCCGTCGGCCGCTCCGGAACCAAAGTGGACGACGAGCCCGGCAAATCGTCCACA GACTCGGCGGCGGTCGTCGGGGATGGAGATCTTGCAGAGGAGATGAGCGAGCTTGAGGTTCAGTCTGACGACCGGCGGCCCGAATCGCCCCGGCAAGAG GTTTCAGAAAGGGTTTTGGACTCCAACGATTTGGTTTTTGAGACAGAGACTAGCAGTAAGAG CCGAGTTGAAGATGTCTACAGCGACTTCGTGGCCCAGGAGCGTGAGCACATCCAGTGCCATGAAACGGACGGGAGACGCaaaggagaggaggaagaagagttgAGCAAAGCAACTGGG TCAAAAAGCAAAAGAGAAGACTCCTGTCTGAGGAAGAACTGGCCagaaaggaagaggaggaggcctgAGCGCCCAGTGAGGGAGAAAGAAAAGACAATACTTTTGTATCGGGAGAAATTGCagcgagaggaagaggaggaggcgacGAAATTAATGAGGGAGAAGGAGAAAAGAATACAGCTCCTGGAAGCGCTGAGgaagaaggaagaggaggagctggAGCGGCTGGAAAGGGAGATGGACAAACTCTGTATGGGAGTGGATCGAGCAAAGAAGGGAAAAGAGGTGAGTGCACTCTTTTGCCAGGAGGAGCTGACGGGACAGGAAGAGGGGCGAGCAGAGCAGTTCCACGGGGGAAAGGCGCTGAGAATGCGCCGCCACCAGGAGCACTTGAGCAAAGAGGAAGTCAAGGAAATGGAGCAATTGAGGGTTGAGAAGGACATAGGACTTTGCCCACGAAAGGAGGAGATCaggagagaggaagagaagGAGGCAACGCAACTGATAGTGGACAAGGAGACAAGAATACGGCTCCGCCGGCAAGCGCCGagaaggaaggaggaggaggaggaggaggagccggAGCCGTCAGAAGGGGAGACGAAGCCAAGAACACATCTCCACAAGGAGAAGCTCGGTCCAGGTTTCCAGGGACCAGAAAGGGGAAAAGAGTCGGGGATACAGTTCTGCCTGCAGAAGCTGACGagaaagaaagaggaggaagaggagcagtcAAAGAGGACCAAGGAGACCACAACGCATCCCCGCCACGAGCGGTTGGGCAAAGAGGACGAGGAGGTAGAGCAGTCGAGGAAGGATCGAGATATAGGACTTTGGCGACACAAGGGGGAGCTGAtgaaagaggaaaaggaggagcTCGCGCGACTGAAGAGAGCGAAAGAGACAAGAATTTGTCGACGCAAAGTGGAGCTGAGaagagaggaagaggatgaagCGGAGCAATTGAAGCGGGCCAAGGAAATGAGACTTCATCTCCGCCGGGAAGAACTGAGGAAagcggaggaagaggaagaggaatggTTAAAGAGCGAAATGGACATTCGAAAATGTCTCCTCCAGGAGGAGTTTGAGCGATTTGAAAAGGAGGCCGAGCAGTCGATGAGGGAAAAGCAGAGGAGGATGCAAGCCTGCCTGGAGGAGCTGATGaaagacgaagaggaggaggtcgCGCAACTGAAGAAGGAGACGGAGAGAAGAATCGGTCGCTGCCTGGAAGAACTGAGGCGAGACAAGAAGGAGGAAGCGGAACGGTTGAAGCGAGAGAAGGAGAGGAGAATGCAGCGCCACCTGGAGGAACTccagagagaagaggaggaggaggcagagaTGTTGAAGAGGGACAAGGAGGACAGATTTGATATTTGCCAGGAACAACACATGAGAGAAAAGGAGGAAGCGGCGGAAGAGTTGAAGAAACACTTTGACGCCAGCAAATGTCTCCTCGAGGAGGAAGACCAGGCTGAGCAAATGAAGAGGCAACGGGCCACGAGAACACCCTTACGCCAACAAGAGGAACTCAAAAGAcatgaagaggaagaggagcaaacGGAGAGCGAGAGAAGAACACAGCTCCATCTTGAGGAACTGACGAGCGACGAAGAGGAGAATGAGCAATTCATGAAAGGACAGGACTTGAGAAACGCTCTCTTCCAGGACGAACTTAGCAGCGAGGCGGAAGAGGTGGCGTGGCTAAGGAGGGGCAAGGAGATGAGAATCAGACTTTATCAGGAGGGCCTTCGgcgagaggaagaagaggagataGAATTCTTGAAGAGACAACGGATGCGGCGAATATGTCTTCACCAGGAGGCGctgagaagagaagaagaaaaagaagtggAGCAGTTACAGAGGGAAAGGCAGACGAGAATGCGTGTCTGCCAAGAGGAACTGAGAAGAGAAGAAGTGAATGACTTGGAGAAATTAAGGAAGGAAAAGGCAAAGAGAACAACACATCCCCTCCTGAAGGGACTGCAGGAAGAGGAAAGGGAGCAATTGAAGAGGATGAGAAAAAACCTCCATGAGCTGTTAAAGGTGGAGATGCAGCTCCATCTGGAGGAACTGATGAGAGAAGAGGATGAGGCAGAGCAATTGAAGACAGGGAAGACAAACGCGTGGCTCTGCCGGAAGGGGCGGAGCACAGAAGACGCAGCAGAAGGGCAGTTTATCAGGCAAACGGAGACACAAACGATGCTCCGTGAAGACCGACCGAGAAGTCAGGATGAAGGGCTCGGGTGCCTAAAGACGGAGATGAGAACGTCGCTCTGCCAGAAGGAGGTGAAGACAGAAGAGGATGACGCTGAGAAATTCAAGAGAGAGGAGACAAAATTATGGCTACGCCACAAGACAGACACAGAAGCAAAAGGACCGTTCGGGAGGGAAATCGAGAGCCAAACAATGCTCCGTGAAGACCGACCGAGAAGTGAGGATGGGGGGCTTGGCTGCTCGAAAAGGGAGAGGATCAGAATGTCCCTTTGCCTGGACGAGGCAAAGAAATTGAACAGAGAGAAGTCAAAATCTTCTTCTGCGATCGGAATCGCAGAAGAAGAAGTGGACGGGCAGTTTATGAAGGAAATTGAGACCCAAACCATGCTCCGTGAAGATGAGCCCAGAAGTGAGGATGACGAGATGAAGCGCTTGAAAGGGGAGAAGATCAGAATGTTGCGTGACCACAAGGAGCCAAGAGAAGAGGATGAGGCAGAGGAATTGAAGGGAAAGGAGACAAAATCCTGGCTATGCCAGAAGGAGTGGAGCAcagaggaagatgcaggaggACTGTTTAGGAGGGAAATCGAGACGCAAACAATGCTTCGAGAAGATAAACTGAAAAGTGAAGATGAGGAGGGAGAGTGCTTGAAGAGTGAGATGAGAAGGTCGCGTCGCCAGGACGAGCCGAGGAGAAAAGAGGACGAGGCAGAGAAACTGAAGAGAACCGAGACAAAATTGTGCCTACGCCAAAAGGGGCGgagcacagaagaagaagaggaaagggTGTTGGGAAGGGAAATGGAGACCCAAACAATGCTCCGTGAAGACGAACTAAGTAGTGAGGACAACAAATTGAAGAGGGAGAAGGCCAGAATTGCTCTCCGCCAGGAGGAGCCAAGAGAAGAGGATGAGGCTGAGAAATTGAAGAGAAAGGAGACAAAATCGGGCCAACGTCGGAAGGAGCGgagcacagaagaagaagtggaCGGCCAGTTTATGAAGGAAATGGAGACCCAAACAATGCTCCGTGAAGACGAACTGAGGAGTGTGGATGAGGAGGTAGAGTGCTTGAAGAAAGAGATGAGGAGGTCGCGTCGCCAGGAGGAGCCGAGGAGAGAAGAGGACGAGGCAGAGAAACTGAAGAGAACCGAGACAAAATTGTGCCTACGCCAAAAGGGGCGgagcacagaagaagaagaggaaagggTGTTGGGAAGGGAAATGGAGACCCAAACAATGCTCCGTGAAGACGAACTAAGTAGTGAGGACAACAAATTGAAGAGGGAGAAGGCCAGAATTGCTCTCCGCCAGGAGGAGCCAAGAGAAGAGGATGAGGCAGAGAAATTGAAGAGAAAGGAGACAAAATCGGGCCAACGTCGGAAGGAGCGgagcacagaagaagaagtggaCGGCCAGTTTATGAAGGAAATTGAGACCCAAACAATGCTCCGTGAAGACGAACTGAGGAGTGTGGATGAGGAGGTAGAGTGCTTGAAGAAAGAGATGAGGAGGTCGCGTCGCCAGGAGGAGCCGAGGAGAGAAGAGGACGAGTCAGAGAAACTGAAGAGAAAGGAGACAAAATCGGGCCAACGCCAGAAGGAGCGcagcacagaagaagaagagaaaagggTGTTGGGAAGGGAAATGGAGACCCAAACAATGCTCCGTGAAGACGAGCTGAGGAGTGTGGATGAGGAGGTAGAGTGCTTGAAGAAAGAGATGGAAATGTTGCGTCGCCAGGAGGAGCCGAGGAGAGAAGAGGACGAGTCAGAGAAACTGAAGAGAAAGGAGACAAAATCGGGCCAACGCCAGAAGGAGCGcagcacagaagaagaagagaaaagggTGTTGGGAAGGGAAATTGAGACCCAAACAATGCTCCGTGAAGACGAGCTGAGGAGTGTGGATGAGGAGGTAGAGTGCTTGAAGAAAGAGATGGAAATGTTGCGTCGCCAGGAGGAGCCGAGGAGAGAAGAGGACGAGTCAGAGAAACTGAAGAGAAAGGAGACAAAATCGGGCCAACGCCAGAAGGAGCGCAGCACAGAAGAAGTGAACGGCCAGTTTATGAAGGAAATTGAGACCCAAACAATGCTACGTGAAGACGAACTGAGATGTGAGAATGAGGAGGTAGAGTGCTTGAAGAAAGAGATGAGAATGTTGCGTCGCCAGGAGGAGCCGAGGAGAGAAGAGGACGAAGCAGAGAAACTGAAGAGAACCAAGATGAAATCGGGCCAACGCCAGAAGGAGCGcagcacagaagaagaagagaaaagggTGTTGGGAAGGGAAATGGAGACCCAAACAATGCTCCGTGAAGACGAACTACGTAGTGAGGACAACAAATTGAAGAGGGAGAAGGCCAGAATTGCTCTCCGCCAGGAGGAGCCAAGAGAAGAGGATGAGGCAGAGAAATTGAAGAGAAAGGAGACAAAATCGGgcccacaccagaaggagcgcagcacagaagaagaagtggaCGGCCAGTTTATGAAGGAAATGGAGACCCAAACAATGCTCCGTGAAGACGAACTGAGAGTTGAGAATGAGGAGGTAGAGTGCTTGAAGAAAGAGATGGAAATGTTGCGTCGCCAGGAGGAGCCGAGGAGAGAAGAGGACGAGGCAGAGAAACTGAAGAGAACCGAGACAAAATTGTGCCAACGCCAGAAGGAGCGcagcacagaagaagaagagaaaagggTGTTGGGAAGGGAAATGGAGACACAAACAATGCTCCGTGAAGACGAACTGAGGAGTGTGGATGAGGAGGTAGAGTGCTTGAAGAAAGAGATGAGGAGGTCGCGTCGCCAGGAGGAGCCGAGGAGAGAAGAGGACGAGGCAGAGAAACTGAAGAGAAAGGAGACAAAATCGGGCCAACGCCAGAAGGAGCGcagcacagaagaagaagagaaaagggTTTTGGGAAGGGAAATGGAGACACAAACAATGCTCCGTGAAGACGAACTAAGTAGTGAGGACAACAAATTGAAGAGGGAGAAGGCCAGAATTGCTCTCCGCCAGGAGGAGCCAAGAGAAGAGGATGAGGCTGAGAAATTGAAGAGAAAGGAGACAAAATCGGGCCAACGTCGGAAGGAGCGgagcacagaagaagaagtggaCGGCCAGTTTATGAAGGAAATGGAGACCCAAACAATGCTCCGTGAAGACGAGCTGAGGAGTGTGGATGAGGAGGTAGAGTGCTTGAAGAAAGAGATGGAAATGTTGCGTCGCCAGGAGGAGCCGAGGAGAGAAGAGGACGAGGCAGAGAAACTGAAGAGAAAGGAGACAAAATCGGGCCAACGTCGGAAGGAGCGgagcacagaagaagaagtggaCGGCCAGTTTATGAAGGAAATGGAGACCCAAACAATGCTCCGTGAAGACGAACTGAGATGTGAGAATGAGGAGGTAGAGTGCTTGAAAAGGGACAAGATCAGAATGTCACTTTGCCCGGATGAGCCAAGAGAAGAGGACGAGGCAGAGCAATTGAAGAGAACGGAGATAAAATCACGGCTACGCAAGGACGAAGAAGCAGAAGGGCACTTGAtgaggaaaatggaaaggcaaacGATGCTCTGTGAAGATAAACTGAGGAATGACGAAGAGGAGGCACGGCGCTTGAAGTGCGAGACCATGAGAATGTCGCTCCGCCAGGGGGGGCTAAGAAGTGGAGATGAGCCATTGAAGAGGGACAAGCTCAAATGGTCCCCCCAGCAGGAGCTGAGGAGGAAGCAAGAGGAGGAAGGACtgaaggaggagaaggaggtaAGAGCAACGCTCCACCGGGAGGGGTCgaggagagagagtgatgaGATGGAGGAAAGGGAGACAATCCTCAATCTCAACAAAGAAGTCACGTGCGCTGAAGAAGAGCAGGAGAAGAAGAGATTGCAGAATTGCCCGGAGGTGCTGAgtacggaggaggaggaggaggaggacgaggaggaggacgaggaggaggacgaggaggaggaagaggaggacgaggacgaggatgaggacgaggaggaggatgaggaggaggatgaggaggacgaGGTGGTGGAGGTGGAAAGTTTAAAGAGGGAGAAGGAAAAAGGGGCGTATCTCCGGCAAGAAGAATTGCAAAAAGAAGTGGATGAGATGAAAGAAAACCCACGGGAGCTgagagaagatgaagaagaggacGAGGAGCTGGAATTTGTCAAGAGACGAAAGCAGAGAGGAATTTGCCTCTgcactgaagaactgaagagggaggaagaagaggaagtggagcagTTACGGAGAGAAAAGGAGATAAGAATGCGCAACTACGAGGAGGAGCtcagaagagaagaagaaaaggaggcGGACCActtaaagagagaaaaagagcgGAGAATACATCTCCTCCAGGAAGAGCTAAGGgtagaggaagaggaggaggccgaGCGATTAAAGAGGGACAAGAAGAAGCGAATGAGTCTCCTCCATGCGGAGATGAAGAAAGAGGAAGAGACCGAGCGATTGAAGTGGGAAAATGAGAGGAGACCGTGGCTCCACCAGGACGAACAGAGCAAACATGAAGAGGAGGAGCAGTTTAAGGGGGCTGAGGAGAAAAGAAGGAGTCGCTACCTGGAGGAAAAGGAGACGGCAGACCCTTTCGAGAGGGGAAAGGAGACGAGAACGCACCTTCACCAGAGGAGAGAGGAAAGAGCTGAGCTGGAACAACTGAGGGAGGAAAAAGACAAGACCATCGATCATCTCCAGGAGGAGCTCCttagagaagaggaggaaatgtTGCATCGGGAGAAGGTAAAGACAACTCCTCACTGCCGGGAAACACTGAGGGAAGGCGAAGAAGAGGAGGTTGAGCGCATTCGAAAGCGAGAGGGAGAAGAGCCGAGAGCAAGATGA